CCGCTTTGGCATGAATAACAGTTGAACCAAAACTCGGCGATTTCTGTCTCAGTATTGTGATGGATATGTGTTGATGCGGAAGCCACGTGAACTAACCACATGGACAATAGTAGTAgtacagaaaaaaaaatttctgATCAGCGGATGCATTTACTATGCAAGACGCAAAGCTGCCGCAACTGGATAGCGGTAAGGGGAAAACCGGCTGTGCGTCAGAAATCTGATATTCATtatgataataaaaaaaaaaaaattgtgaTTTATGATCCGAGTCTCGAAATCAGccaagtaaaaaaaaaaaatccaccTCAAAATTCAACTCAGCCCGTATCAAAATTAACCAATTTGCGGGTATTAGATAGTTTTACCAGGTAATAATTAAGCAACCCATTCTTTGACATGCCAATGCCATTGTACGCTTCCCAGTATACACTTCAACTGCTTACTCATATAACCACCCAACATTCAGACTTGCAATTCCAGTCGTCCGAAATCTTGTATActtacaaataaataattaccaaatgaaatgaattgaaaaaggaCAGAAAAAATTGAGAAGAGATTGGTCTGGAGTCGATATAAAATTCGGTCTCGTCAAACTATCAGTGTCTGGAGAAATCAAAAGAGAAATTAGAACAGAGCAAAATCACATGGCGAACTTATTTGATTTATATACCCctatattattttatatgGGGGAACAGATATACCTAAAAAAATTTCCAATCCgagaaaaagcaattctAACCGATGAGCCATGCTAGATTAGTGTCACAACCCTGACCTGTTGCCCCAAATCGTCAACCGCGGCTCACCAGAAGCCGGCGCTAGACTAAAATTAACTGTTCTACTACTGTCGGGAATTACAACTGGTGCCGGAGTGATATTAGGTGTGTCGTCAGATTCTGGTCATGTGCGAGCAACTTGAATCTTTTGCTTCAATTGTGAGAATTGCAAAGCAATTCCTTTATAGCGGTTCAATTGGTTTTCTCTATCTCTCCAATGTCTATGTAAGGGCAATTATAAAAACGAGGTTTGTGACCTGCGGGATGTAGGCAGGGGGTGCTGACCCAGTAGTATCTGACCCCTATTCATACTTATTCATACTTTTATCTCACATACCACTCTGTTCGCTATAACATACCGCCATAACTAAAAGTCCCAATAAGTCAAATTGATCTCACAATGGCCCTCTAAATTATATATCATTATCACCCCAATCAACCAGCTTTACTCCCAATCCTTCCATATTCATAAGCCACCCGCCTATAGAAGACCATGTGACATAATCTCATTGCTTGCTTTTATTAATTGTTTCAATGCCCGATCCAAAATGTTCggtgcagcagcacttgCCCCAAACCATTTTCAGTCACTACCCACACCACCGTAATTCCCAGCTTATCATGCCTTATAACGGAATACGAGGCGATCTCGGAAAAAAATTCCTTTCTGTTACTCCTATATCGAGACAATCTTTAATTACAACTCTACCTAACTCTAGCATACTTGACAATTGTttaaaattcaaataataaacacCGCACCGACCACTCATTGCCAGTCTGTTTATCCGCATTGACTGGTTTTTATTCAATGTTTCCAGCTATTTTAGCTGTTTTTTTCCAATCCCATGGGTAAAAGACCCCGTTCCCCGAGCCCCGTTGCCAAACAATTCCCGctaaaatttttttggcttcgtttcttttccttGCATTTCTGCAATTAGCTTCATTCCCGTTTCAAATTTTTTTGCCTTGCCCTGGGTCATTAACCGCATATAGACACCCATGGAACATCCCATACCTCTTATCCGACATACTAATACAGACTAAGGCGGATACCCGTACCCAGATTAGAATCTGATGAGCAGTCTGCAGCGGAAGACATAATCTAATTTGGACTCATGCATGGAAACTACTCGCAATCAATTTTGATGCATATCAAATCAAACCAGAAACTCCACAATGTTCGAACGACACCTTTGCTCTTTTGCTGTCCAAATTAACAAGTCAGCAAAACAAATCTCCTGGCCtttcttttattattatattccATGTGTCTCTGCTCTTAAAAGCTCAATTATACCCTGTTCTAATTTGTTATTTCCAGCGCCGTGAAACTCACCCTTACCCGGATATTGGACTGGCTCACCTCACACGACAATGAGTTGGAGTCTGCATGGACGACAGGCAGCCCATCGCCTTGACCGTTGGCAGCTTGCATAACCGTTGACACTTGGCTGCAGTCAAGCCCACTCACAGATGACCAGCAGCTGTTTCCAGCCCGCTGGTTCTCCAGACCGGTTTCCTCGACTACCGTAAAAGCTCTACTGGCTCACAAACTAGGACTGGTGGGGCCAATGGCACGATTTGCGGGCGAGGGGGAGTTTGTCGGTCCCGtcttttgcctccggcggctggggctccgccccagaccccgtggcgactctcgctacgctcgagtaGTGCGGGTGGTGACGACAGAGCGAGGATGGGTCTGGTGGATGTGTGATGTTTTGTACTGGACGGATGGTAATGGGTCTATCGAGGCGCGTTGAAAGGTACTTTTGACTcagcaaataaaaattttaATAATAACTTATATAAACAGGTGTGATTCGGACCAgaaatgaataaaaatGTTTCCGGCCGGATCTTAAATTAATTAGACACAATCGAAGATTGCGCTTGATAGATTCCATTGGCGCTTCACCAAGTAGATGCACAtgcaaaatatttttcatgGTAGTAAAATGGTAGTGTGGTTGTTAGGTAGAACGATAAGCAATTTTAGTGTAGTTTTCTTTGGTGGCTGTATTCGGGGGAACCCAAGTATTCTTGTGGATTGCTTGCTCTTTTTATTTGAGACGTACCGTGGACAAGATATGAGCTGGATTTAAGCAGACTCGGCCTTAACAATAGCTGGGCTGGATGAGATGATTGGAGCTGTCACTTCTTGATTGGCAAGTTGAGAAGCTTCAGAGTCGGCTCCGGAACCAACATCAGAAGAAGTGTTGTTGGATGTCGACTGGGGACACTGGCTAGCCACATGGCCTGGCAACTTGCAAACATAACAAACCTTATCCTGATCAGCATGAGCACAGTCTTTGCTGACATGGCCCATCTCACCGCACTTGTAACACTTTTGGCCCTGCCTACAGTCCTTGCTTAAATGACCGAAACCACCGCAAGAGTAGCATTGCTTACGGAACCCTCTGGAATTGCAGTTTCTTGCAATGTGTCCAGTTTTGCCGCATTTATAGCATTCAACAAGGCTGGAAGTAGCGGGTCCAGTAGGAACAGCGGTACCAGCAGagctggcagcagcagactctGAGTCCTCAAGCgagctagcagcagcatcggGATTTTCATTGGAACTACTAGTACCAGGAAGCGAAACAGAAACGGCACCGGATCCAGATGTAGTCGATGCAGAGCCAGAAACCGAAGCTTCAGTCTCTGTAGAACTGGCGCCGGGAACAATAACGACTGCCTTACGAGGTTCTTCTTTGCACTCTCTCAACAAATGGCCGGCTTTGCCGCAGTTGTAGCAagatttttctttctcaggCTCCTGACAGTCTTTCGACAGATGTCCATCATCTGATCATAGTTAGTTAagagctcgcgaagcgagcacaacagggtctgaggcaagcgccccagccgccggagccACAGCCCGTCCGCAAAATCTCACTTACGTCCGCAGTTGTAGCACACAGGGTTTCCAGATTTGGGACAGTCCTTCGCCTGGAACTTGTTAGTATGTTGGTCAGGTGCAGAGGAGAATAGTGGTGGGTATGGCGGTTGACCGGATCCACAGCTAAGAAAGGCCGTCAATTGACATGTCGGATGTATGGAACCCACAATGACCAATAAATAGATAATATGATCTGTAGCCATATGACACTGTCAAACGACAAATGGCCAGCAAGGTCTTATTCCCTGAAATTTGATGTTCTCAAGCTCATGTGTCCAGCGTTGTGTCGAAAGTGGTGATGCGAGATGATCCATGATCATGCCATGCCAGGTCATCCATGCGACACTATCACTAAGTTGAAAACCGGGCAATAATTAGCCACTAACTGCTTACCTGATGTCCAAAATGACCACCTTTAAACTGTGTTAGTATAGATTCAAGATTCGAAAATGTGTCAACAGGCGTCAGGCGGATATCAGATCACCAGCTGCCCTACTCACAATTATAACATGTTCTCTTCAAGCTTGGCAAGTAAGCGGTGTTTCTCATTGTTCAATATCCCAGcgaaaaaataaatatgaccaaaaataaaacaaatatCTTGGATAAGAGCGGCCCTTGCAATTGGTTTGGaatgaagaaatcaaacGTTAATGATTGTTTAGTCGTTGCCGAAAATTTTTAGTATATTGGTGAAaactgtattttttttttttttgaacacttatatttttttatttttctgtatGAAATTTGatgtatattattttttttattgttctATAATGGATGTGCGCGGTTAGGGACGTAAAAATGCACATGCAAGCTAAATCTGCATCCCATGGGCAGATCAGATAAACTCCCAAGAGGCGTTTGGACTCGACTGTTTCACCTGTTAAACGTGGATAGAAGCCCTCTATAGCCAATGAACACGTCTCTGGGTCCTGTCAATCATTTCTGAAGCGAAGTAGCAAAATGAGATGCCATTTTGTAATTCAGAAAGTGCGTTTGCTTTCTGGCATCTGctattaataaattattctGTAGATGCAGTCACCAGCGCCGTCCGGCACCCGCCGTTGGAATGCGATGCCTGGCCCGTTGCCATTGTGTGTGACGATTACTGCTTCTCGGGATGATGTAACGGTAACCCGAGGAACTGACAAAAAAATCCCTCTTTTCTTTAACTGGTACCCGCAATAAAGCAAAATGTGTGATTTCATTGTTAGAATAAATGCTTGCAATGGACTGTCCATTTTAACTCAACTATTAGCAATTGAATTTTCTTTCATTAATCAAATGATGCCGAACTAGTATTATGTAATTGTcagctgccactgctgatTTGGGCCGTGTGTCCATGCGACTCTGGAGGCTTGCTCGCGAACCTGTGTGCCTGTCATCTGTCGGAATGGGAGGCGTCGCTCCGCAATGGCTGGCTGCAATCGCTACAAAGAGTGAGTCGTCCCTGCCGTATCCACGAAGAAGAAAGGTAATTGATCTCTCGATGGACATGAACATTTTTGATGTGCCCTAGCGATCCAACCCAGAAGAGACTCGGCTAACATTGGTCTGCAGCGGAGATCTTGCTCTGTCGCcggaaaacaaaaaaaaatattatcttTCTCGCCATTGGTCAAATAAGTATCAATCTGGGCCTGTCCTGGTTCTGATCTTGTTTGTTTGGCAAATACCTCCGGCGATTGGGACGTCgtctcgctgcgctcgagttgGTGCAGAGACCCTCCCTACTGCTCTTAGTAATTGTGAAATGCCGAGTGTCAATTGGCTGGTCCTTGTTCATGTACCGGTTAGCAGCCATAATTGCTAACGGCAAATCATGAGGGAATCTGTGTCCATCTCTGTTGTTtcccttttttttaaattttttatttctactCAGAGTCCAAAATTACAACAGAGTGTTCATGAATTGCTGTAGGATAAACGAAGCTGACGAGAACAGTATTCGCATCTTTCGGTAGTGTTCGGACTCCCGGAAAAATATTCGGCATGACGGGTGGTCAAAACCCACCATGATCAAAATTACATGGCATTTCTGTTCAAACGATATTTCCTCACAATAGGagttcattttctttcGAGAAGCCTTCGCAATTCCTTGATAATAACTATCTGTTTTCGTCATCTGATTTCTATTCAGATTGGCCTTCACAAAGGCAGTGGTAAATGGCATATGGCTTCCAAAGGCATATGGCTTCCAAAGCAAACTGATTAAACTAATGATATAGATACCAAGACTTTGATTGATACCTGCTAGAAAACTCACAAAAGTTGCAACGGGAGAAATGAAGACGAAACCAGAGATGTCAAGCAGTTATATTCATTAGAAAGAAGTGGTCTGCTCTAGAGTTAGCCCAGATTGTTAAATTCTAATTCTCATGTTCCTTGTGTGGATTCTTCTAACTTTGCATCAACAAATACGCTAGTCGTTGCCTTTGCACTAAATCCAAGAATAAAAGGTATCTAGGAATTTGTTGTTCTTAAGGTGACGCTGACAGTGCGTGTAATTTCAAGGGCCTAATGAATTTCAACGAGCTTATTTCAACTGTGAGAGCACATTATTATGCTCAACAAAGCCCAAAGCTGAAGATAAACGAGAGTATAGAGTCGCAGATGTACACAAAATTAAAAGGTGTAtttcgagaagaagaaagtaCCGTTCCAAAACATGGATTCTACTGTTCACACCTTCTATAATAAGGCTCACTACT
The Sugiyamaella lignohabitans strain CBS 10342 chromosome A, complete sequence genome window above contains:
- the GIS2 gene encoding Gis2p (Translational activator for mRNAs with internal ribosome entry sites; associates with polysomes and binds to a specific subset of mRNAs; localizes to RNA processing bodies (P bodies) and to stress granules; may have a role in translation regulation under stress conditions; ortholog of human ZNF9/CNBP, a gene involved in myotonic dystrophy type 2; GO_component: GO:0005737 - cytoplasm [Evidence IEA,IEA]; GO_component: GO:0005737 - cytoplasm [Evidence IDA] [PMID 14562095]; GO_component: GO:0000932 - cytoplasmic mRNA processing body [Evidence IDA] [PMID 23222640]; GO_component: GO:0000932 - cytoplasmic mRNA processing body [Evidence IDA] [PMID 23285195]; GO_component: GO:0010494 - cytoplasmic stress granule [Evidence IDA] [PMID 23285195]; GO_component: GO:0042788 - polysomal ribosome [Evidence IPI] [PMID 21277287]; GO_function: GO:0003729 - mRNA binding [Evidence IDA] [PMID 20844764]; GO_function: GO:0003729 - mRNA binding [Evidence IDA] [PMID 21232131]; GO_function: GO:0003729 - mRNA binding [Evidence IDA] [PMID 23222640]; GO_function: GO:0046872 - metal ion binding [Evidence IEA]; GO_function: GO:0003676 - nucleic acid binding [Evidence IEA]; GO_function: GO:0003697 - single-stranded DNA binding [Evidence IDA] [PMID 21232131]; GO_function: GO:0045182 - translation regulator activity [Evidence IDA] [PMID 21277287]; GO_function: GO:0008270 - zinc ion binding [Evidence IEA]; GO_process: GO:0045727 - positive regulation of translation [Evidence IDA] [PMID 21277287]) codes for the protein MATDHIIYLLVIVGSIHPTCQLTAFLSCGSGQPPYPPLFSSAPDQHTNKFQAKDCPKSGNPVCYNCGHDGHLSKDCQEPEKEKSCYNCGKAGHLLRECKEEPRKAVVIVPGASSTETEASVSGSASTTSGSGAVSVSLPGTSSSNENPDAAASSLEDSESAAASSAGTAVPTGPATSSLVECYKCGKTGHIARNCNSRGFRKQCYSCGGFGHLSKDCRQGQKCYKCGEMGHVSKDCAHADQDKVCYVCKLPGHVASQCPQSTSNNTSSDVGSGADSEASQLANQEVTAPIISSSPAIVKAESA